AAAAAACATGCGCCTTCGAGGCGGAGATTCGTGTTCCGAACTTGCTCAGATAAAAGAGTTTTCAGAATGGATACTAAAAGTTGGAGACGGGGAAGCTGGAGATCCGAATGATGGGGAAGTTGAATTAGAGTTGCCGAATGACATTTTGATTCAGCACACTGGAGATCCTATCGCTTCGATTGTAGATGCCATTTACCCATCCCTCAAGAATCAACTATCAAATCCCGAGTATCTTCAGGAGAGGGCCATCCTTGCACCTACACATGAGATCGTTGATTTGGTTAATGACTATGTATTATCTCGAATAGACGCAACAGAGAAAATTTACTTCAGCTCAGACGAGGTTAGTAAAGATGAGAGTAATATTGGGGTCCGTGATTTGTACACCACATAATTTCTTAACTATATTAAGTGCTCGGGGCTTCCAAATCACGAATTAAAGCTGAAGGTTGGTGCTATAGTTATGCTTCTTCGAAACATTGACCAATCTCGCGGATTGTGCAATGGCACTCGACTGATAGTGACAGATTTGGGATCACGTGTGATTAGAGCAACAGTTTTATCGGGTAGTCATA
The Silene latifolia isolate original U9 population chromosome 11, ASM4854445v1, whole genome shotgun sequence genome window above contains:
- the LOC141614651 gene encoding uncharacterized protein LOC141614651, with amino-acid sequence MRLRGGDSCSELAQIKEFSEWILKVGDGEAGDPNDGEVELELPNDILIQHTGDPIASIVDAIYPSLKNQLSNPEYLQERAILAPTHEIVDLVNDYVLSRIDATEKIYFSSDEVSKDESNIGVRDLYTT